In Syntrophales bacterium, the following are encoded in one genomic region:
- a CDS encoding SufD family Fe-S cluster assembly protein, whose protein sequence is MHDMMSEKAAEAAEKKAALGPDIDLSTFTAEPTDHGYLEDLTKLPMIDRQRILESGVDATEEGRSGTYVQKDTSVLHVHSGQEGLEVLPIKRALKEKDWIRDYYWKLVAVDADKYTAAAQLHLHDGYVIRALPGAKVTLPVQACLYIHKEGLSQYVHNLIIAEEDSELHVITGCATAPNLKRGLHVGISEFFVKKNAKLSFTMIHNWAEEMSVRPRSVGIVEEGGLFLNNYICMKPVRSLQMYPTTRLAGKGAVSRFYSLLVGSPGSELDVGGRIVLSAPETRAEIVARAISNGGRIINRGDLIGEVAGVKAHLECRGLMLRDGLIHAIPELQARVDGVEMSHEAAVGKIAQEEILYLMSRGLTEDEATATIVRGFLSVDIPGLPPALKAEIDRAVEMSEEEYL, encoded by the coding sequence ATGCACGACATGATGAGCGAAAAGGCCGCAGAGGCCGCGGAGAAGAAGGCCGCCCTCGGTCCCGACATCGATCTCTCCACCTTCACGGCGGAGCCGACGGACCACGGCTACCTGGAAGACCTGACGAAGCTCCCCATGATCGACCGGCAGAGAATCCTGGAATCCGGCGTGGACGCCACGGAGGAGGGCCGCTCCGGGACGTACGTCCAGAAGGACACGAGCGTCCTCCATGTCCACTCCGGACAGGAGGGCCTGGAGGTCCTCCCGATCAAACGCGCCCTGAAGGAAAAGGACTGGATCCGGGATTACTACTGGAAGCTCGTCGCCGTCGACGCCGACAAATACACCGCCGCGGCCCAGCTCCATCTTCATGACGGCTACGTCATCCGGGCCCTCCCCGGGGCAAAGGTCACCCTCCCCGTCCAGGCTTGTCTCTATATCCACAAGGAGGGGCTCAGCCAGTACGTCCACAACCTGATCATCGCCGAGGAGGACTCGGAGCTGCACGTGATCACCGGCTGCGCCACCGCCCCGAACCTCAAGCGGGGGCTCCACGTGGGGATCTCGGAGTTCTTCGTGAAGAAGAACGCGAAGCTCAGCTTCACCATGATCCACAACTGGGCGGAAGAAATGAGTGTCCGGCCCCGGTCCGTCGGGATCGTCGAGGAAGGAGGCCTTTTCCTGAACAACTACATCTGCATGAAGCCCGTCCGCTCCCTCCAGATGTATCCGACCACCCGCCTGGCGGGAAAGGGCGCCGTCTCACGCTTCTACAGCCTCCTGGTGGGAAGCCCCGGCTCGGAGCTCGACGTGGGGGGACGGATTGTTCTCTCGGCCCCGGAAACCCGGGCGGAGATCGTCGCCCGGGCCATCTCTAACGGCGGGCGGATCATCAACCGGGGGGACCTGATCGGCGAGGTGGCCGGCGTCAAGGCCCACCTGGAGTGCCGGGGCCTGATGCTCCGGGACGGCCTGATCCACGCCATCCCGGAACTGCAGGCCAGGGTCGACGGCGTCGAGATGTCCCATGAGGCCGCCGTCGGCAAGATCGCCCAGGAGGAGATCCTCTACCTGATGTCCCGGGGCCTCACGGAAGACGAGGCCACGGCGACGATCGTCCGGGGCTTCCTCAGCGTCGACATCCCGGGCCTGCCTCCCGCGCTGAAGGCGGAGATTGACCGGGCCGTCGAGATGAGCGAAGAAGAATATCTTTAA
- a CDS encoding ABC transporter ATP-binding protein, with protein sequence MLKIEDLQVSIGDREVLRHIDLEIKPGETHILFGPNGSGKTTLLMTILGYPQYRVTAGKIEFKGVDITHMPVNERTRLGIGMSFQRPPTIHGLKTRQMIQICGRRAVDVEALAAKVNFTDFLDRDINAGFSGGEIKRSELLQLMAQDADLLLFDEPESGVDLENIALIGNTISELLQRDFRIDGDLSQKDRLRQRTKMGLIITHTGFILDYVTADRGQVLYEGVMTCKQNPLEIFRCIKQAGYEECVRCTT encoded by the coding sequence ATGCTGAAAATCGAAGATCTGCAGGTGAGCATCGGCGACCGGGAAGTCCTCCGGCACATCGATCTCGAGATCAAGCCCGGCGAAACCCACATCCTCTTCGGGCCCAACGGGTCCGGCAAGACGACGCTCCTCATGACCATTCTCGGCTACCCCCAGTACCGGGTGACCGCCGGAAAGATCGAGTTCAAGGGCGTGGACATCACCCACATGCCCGTCAACGAGCGGACCCGCCTGGGAATCGGCATGTCCTTCCAGCGGCCGCCCACGATCCACGGGCTCAAGACCCGCCAGATGATTCAGATCTGCGGGCGCAGGGCCGTGGACGTGGAGGCCCTGGCGGCAAAAGTCAACTTCACGGACTTCCTGGACCGGGACATCAACGCAGGCTTCTCCGGCGGCGAGATCAAGCGCTCCGAACTGCTGCAGCTGATGGCGCAGGACGCGGACCTCCTCCTCTTCGACGAGCCCGAATCGGGGGTGGACCTGGAAAACATCGCCCTCATCGGCAACACCATCAGCGAGCTTCTCCAGAGGGACTTCCGGATCGACGGGGATCTCTCCCAAAAGGACCGCCTCCGGCAGCGGACCAAAATGGGCCTCATCATCACCCACACCGGCTTCATCCTAGACTACGTCACGGCGGACAGGGGCCAGGTGCTGTACGAAGGGGTCATGACCTGCAAGCAGAACCCCCTGGAGATTTTCCGCTGCATCAAGCAGGCGGGATACGAGGAGTGTGTGCGATGCACGACATGA
- a CDS encoding nitronate monooxygenase has translation MSALLEMLDCRHPIIQGPVGALNAPHYTAAVSEAGAFGMLSLGFSNKEDAKRLVAGVRALTAKPFGANLMVMNQENPKILEILAEAGVKTVTTSAGSPKALYPQIHALGMKGLHVLLSLNAAVKAIDAGVDGLVVSGSESGGLRSLGSESSTLVLVPLVADAARVPIVAAGGIADRRGYRAALALGAQGVQIGTRLIATVESPAPAAWKEAILHCGDGGTVLLNLGNMNMRVIRNPKLDQEMNDPQVTLSERYSLFDAPKGWLAGDLDLFPAGAGQVAALIREIKTVREVIEELVS, from the coding sequence ATGTCCGCACTGCTGGAAATGCTCGACTGCCGCCATCCGATCATTCAAGGTCCCGTCGGCGCGCTCAACGCCCCCCACTACACCGCCGCCGTCAGCGAGGCCGGCGCCTTCGGGATGCTGTCCCTCGGCTTCAGCAACAAAGAAGACGCAAAGCGCCTCGTCGCGGGCGTCCGGGCCCTCACGGCAAAGCCGTTCGGGGCGAACCTGATGGTCATGAACCAGGAGAACCCGAAGATCCTGGAGATCCTCGCCGAGGCGGGTGTAAAGACGGTGACAACCTCCGCGGGATCGCCGAAGGCCCTCTACCCGCAGATCCACGCCCTCGGCATGAAGGGCCTCCACGTCCTCCTCTCCCTGAACGCGGCGGTCAAGGCCATCGATGCGGGGGTCGACGGCCTCGTCGTCTCCGGCTCCGAATCGGGCGGGCTCCGGTCCCTCGGCTCCGAATCCTCGACCCTGGTCCTTGTTCCCCTTGTGGCCGACGCGGCGAGGGTTCCCATCGTCGCCGCCGGAGGAATCGCCGATCGCCGCGGTTACCGGGCCGCCCTGGCCCTGGGTGCCCAGGGAGTGCAGATCGGGACGCGACTCATCGCCACGGTGGAGAGCCCCGCCCCGGCCGCCTGGAAGGAGGCCATCCTGCATTGCGGAGACGGCGGAACGGTCCTCCTCAACCTGGGAAACATGAACATGCGGGTGATCCGGAATCCGAAACTCGATCAGGAGATGAACGATCCCCAGGTCACGCTGTCGGAGCGGTACAGCCTCTTCGACGCACCGAAGGGCTGGCTCGCCGGGGACCTCGATCTCTTCCCCGCTGGGGCCGGCCAGGTAGCGGCCCTCATCCGGGAGATCAAGACAGTCCGCGAAGTCATCGAGGAACTGGTATCCTGA
- a CDS encoding ferredoxin: MRIVIDPQSCNGCERCIETCFDVFCQWGLHLRPVFEVKQPERHREAVERAARDCPRKAIRLEG; encoded by the coding sequence GTGCGAATCGTCATCGATCCACAGTCCTGCAACGGGTGCGAGCGCTGCATCGAAACCTGCTTCGACGTCTTTTGCCAGTGGGGTCTCCATCTCCGGCCGGTCTTCGAAGTGAAGCAGCCGGAGCGACACCGGGAGGCCGTCGAGCGGGCGGCCCGGGACTGTCCGCGCAAGGCCATCCGCTTGGAGGGATAA
- a CDS encoding metallophosphoesterase family protein: MRYLVVSDTHGNRHDLRNAVGLFGPFDGLIHLGDGVLDGRTIADESGIPFYGVRGNEDYGSNYPDMEVAELDGRPYLLLHGFQLDMNPYHPPSVWRETIDRLVKMAKKRKARGVLFGHTHQALLDIVGDTVVLNPGDQYLGAAIPASFAVIETVNGETRITLYRKGGRDRWHIFAEAYLKNKAAEPFYP, from the coding sequence ATGCGCTATCTCGTCGTTTCCGACACCCACGGCAACCGGCACGATCTGAGGAACGCCGTCGGACTCTTCGGTCCCTTCGACGGCCTGATCCACCTGGGCGATGGAGTGCTTGACGGGAGGACGATCGCCGACGAGTCGGGAATCCCGTTTTACGGCGTCCGCGGGAATGAGGATTATGGAAGCAACTACCCCGACATGGAGGTGGCGGAGCTCGACGGCCGACCCTACCTGCTCCTCCACGGCTTCCAGCTCGACATGAACCCCTACCACCCTCCGTCGGTCTGGCGGGAGACCATCGACCGGCTCGTGAAAATGGCGAAAAAGAGAAAGGCCCGGGGGGTACTCTTCGGACATACCCACCAGGCCCTCCTGGACATCGTCGGAGACACGGTCGTCCTGAATCCCGGCGACCAGTATCTCGGCGCCGCCATCCCGGCTTCCTTCGCCGTCATCGAGACCGTCAACGGCGAGACCCGAATCACCCTCTACCGGAAAGGCGGACGCGACCGCTGGCACATCTTTGCCGAGGCCTACCTCAAGAACAAGGCCGCGGAGCCGTTTTATCCCTGA
- a CDS encoding acyl-CoA dehydrogenase family protein, which produces MYQEYFTEDHQIFRATVRKFVEKEIMPNIEHWEDAEIFPAELYVKAAQAGLMGLDFPEAYGGIPCDKFMHVAYTEEICRCGSIGLVSGLGSYAIACPPILHMGTEEQKQRFLPPVFGGQKIAALGITEPDAGSDVANIRTRAVRDGDHYVVNGAKTFITSGCRANYITTAVRTGGSGFKGISLLVIDSSTPGFSVAKKIRKMGWNASDTAELAFEDCRVPAENLLGGEGMGFYGIMANFQNERLALSVMAHATAELALEESIKYAKTREAFGKTLSGFQVTRHKLVDMATKVSVAKEYNYRVAAKMQAGIDCIREVSMAKNFACEVCDKVVFDAVQIHGGYGYTREYMVERLYRDSRILSIGGGTTEIMKEIVSKVMKF; this is translated from the coding sequence ATGTACCAGGAGTATTTCACTGAAGATCACCAGATTTTCCGCGCTACCGTCCGGAAATTCGTGGAAAAGGAAATCATGCCGAACATCGAGCACTGGGAGGACGCGGAGATCTTCCCGGCGGAGCTCTACGTCAAGGCCGCCCAGGCAGGGCTGATGGGCCTCGACTTCCCGGAGGCCTACGGCGGCATCCCCTGCGACAAGTTCATGCACGTCGCCTACACGGAGGAGATCTGCCGCTGCGGCTCCATCGGCCTCGTGTCGGGACTGGGGAGCTACGCCATCGCCTGCCCCCCGATCCTGCATATGGGAACGGAGGAGCAGAAGCAGCGCTTCCTGCCGCCGGTCTTCGGAGGGCAGAAGATCGCCGCCCTGGGGATCACGGAGCCCGATGCCGGCTCCGACGTGGCAAACATCCGCACCCGGGCCGTCCGGGACGGCGACCACTACGTCGTCAACGGCGCCAAGACCTTCATCACCAGCGGCTGCCGGGCCAACTACATCACCACGGCGGTGCGGACCGGCGGATCCGGCTTCAAGGGGATCAGCCTGCTCGTCATTGACTCCTCCACCCCGGGCTTCTCCGTGGCCAAGAAAATCCGCAAGATGGGCTGGAACGCCTCCGACACGGCGGAGCTTGCCTTCGAGGACTGCCGCGTCCCCGCGGAGAATCTCCTGGGCGGCGAAGGCATGGGGTTCTACGGCATCATGGCGAACTTCCAGAACGAGCGCCTCGCCCTTTCGGTGATGGCCCACGCCACGGCGGAACTGGCCCTGGAGGAATCGATCAAGTACGCCAAGACCCGGGAGGCCTTCGGGAAAACCCTTTCCGGATTCCAGGTGACCCGCCACAAGCTCGTGGACATGGCGACGAAGGTTTCCGTGGCCAAGGAATACAACTACCGCGTTGCAGCAAAAATGCAGGCGGGCATCGACTGCATCCGGGAAGTCTCCATGGCGAAGAACTTCGCCTGCGAGGTCTGCGACAAGGTCGTCTTCGACGCCGTGCAGATCCACGGCGGATACGGCTATACCCGGGAATACATGGTGGAGCGGCTGTACCGCGACTCCCGGATCCTGAGCATCGGCGGCGGAACCACCGAGATCATGAAGGAGATCGTCAGCAAGGTCATGAAGTTCTAA